In Bacillota bacterium, the sequence ATGAACTTAGACGGAAAACCTGGCGCCACCTGCTTGATTTGGGAGCATATCGAAGACGCTCCTGGACAGCCTTGCCCGAACCCCAGGGTGATTGTGCCGCGCAGCCATATTTCCGGGGCTATCACTGAACCGGCTGCAGTTGATATCCGCAGTTTCGGTGTCAGAACTCCGCTCACCACCAAGGATAATCCTTCCTATGGGATTATTGGCCTGTTTCATGTACTGCCGCCGAGTTTGGCCTGGCTGTGGCGGTTAGTGTCCCCGCGGGGGGCGAACAACCCCAGCATTAATGATGTCGGCGGAGGCATGAAAAGTGAAGGAGTTGGCTCGTACTGGCCTTTTGTAACCGGCAGAATGGTAGATCAGGCTAATCTGCTGTTAGAGCAGTTTAGGAAAGCGTATAGAACCCGCTATATCCTGATTCCGAATCAGCATATCGGAGCATACGAGGTAGGCTTTATGCCGCAGTGGATTACCAGAGAGTATCTAGCTAGGAGAGGAAGTGCTAGTTTCGGTAAAGATCGACTGGTCGAATCTCGCTGTCCGCTGCTGGGATATGCGATGCAGTCTGTCAAGGTAGATGGAAACCAGGTTAAGAAAGATCTGCTCCAGGTGCAGTATCAGCCTGAGGTCGGTTTTGGTGCTTACGATCAAGGCGCGGCAATTCTCACCTCATTCTTTAAGCGCGAGCTGGAGAAATACTTGGTTGACGACCTCCATCCTCTCGGCAGAAAGATTATCGAATGCTGCCTAGATGACGGCAAGGTAAGCGATTATCTCGAGTTTCTGCCGATGAGCTACTAGAAAAACAGATTGAATTCATGTTAGTTTTGTGTTACACTATATTTTGCTGCGGCCCCGTAGCTCAGGGGATAGAGCAGCGGTTTCCTAAACCGCGTGCCGCAGGTTCGATTCCTGCCGGGGCCGCCACTTATGAATAAATCAAATAAGGATTTACAGCTGACACTTTGTGAGAGAACAGGTGTCAGCTTTTTTCATTTTCTCGAGAAGGGCTAACTGATGAAGAGCAGTTTAGGCAGGAACCCCATGACCAAATGTGGAAAATGTAAACAAATTATTGTGAATTTGTAATTGGTACAACTGGAACTTTTTCGAGTAAGTGTTCGGGAATGACGTGGTAAAAACTGAAAAGGGAGGCAATCATGATGGTAAATCTTTTTGCCGGATTGCAGGGAAAGACACTGCCGGAAGGATTTCAGTGGCTCAATGAACCAGAAAATTGGTGTTTTACTGACCAGGGATTGGTAGTGCAGGCAGAGACCAAGACGGACTTTTTCCGGGATCCTGCCGGAACTAGTGTTAAAGACGATGGACATTTTCTGTACAGGCATCAAGCAGGTGATTTTACTTTCAGCACCCGAGTTCAGGTAGAGATGCTTGACGACTTTGATGCTGCGGTATTGATGGTGATGGTTGATGATGAGCATTGGGCTAAGCTGTGCTGCGAGTTCAGCTATAAACGACCGATGATCGTAAGTGTTGTGACTAAGGGTCTTTCAGATGACTGCAATTCAGTAACTCTGCCGGAAAGCGGTGTTTATCTGAGGGTAACTAGATTTGGCAGCTGTTTTGCATTTCACTATTCTCACGATGGCGAATGGTGGGAGATGGCGCGCTATTTTCGCTTGGAGAGCGATGGCCCTGTTAGAGTTGGATTGGTAGCCCAGTCACCGACCGGAAACGGGTGCCAGGTTGTTTTCGAAAACCTGCAGTTTTCGCCAACACCGATAAAAGATATTCGCTCCGGTCGGTAAATCTTTAGAGGGATTGGAGCTTATGTGAGGAATAAATTAGCAGGAAAGTAATAAATTATACTGGTGAAGGAGGATACCTATGAGTGAACGCAGAGTGACAATGGGCGGAAATCCGGTAACTGTAGTAGGCGGTGTTCTTAACGTTGGCGATCCTGCTCCCGATTTTCAGCTGGTTGACAATGATTTGGGCATCAAGACTCTGTCTGATTTCGGAAATAAGGTGAAGATGATCAGCGTTGTTCCATCCCTTGACACGGGTGTTTGTGATCAGCAGACCCGGCGATTTAATGCAGAAATTGCCAATCTCCCTGAAGCGGTTGTGATAACTGTCAGCAACGATCTGCCTTTTGCCCAAAAGCGCTGGTGCGGTAACGCCGGATTAGAAGACGCCATCACCCTTTCTGCTCATCGCGATGAAGCGTTTGGAAGAGACTATGGGGTGCTGATCACAGAACTGAGATTGCTCGCCCGCGCTGTGTTTGTCCTCAACCAAGATAACCAGGTTACCTATGTAGAATACCTTGATGAGATGAGAAACCACCCAGATTATGAAGCTGCATTAGAGGCTCTGCGCAGCCTAATTAAGCAGTAAGGATTAACTCGAAATGCGGCACTGTTTCCTGATGGAGGCAGTGCTTTTTTGTTGAAGAGAAATCAATAAGACACCCTCGAATTTTGTACCAATTTGTACTATAATCACTTTCCGTTTTATGGTAAAATATTCGTAACCAAATAAGTTCTTAATAGGAGGCAGCATACATGAGACTATCCCTGCGGTGGAAAATGCTGTTGCTGGTGTTTGCCGTAATTGTTATCCCGGTATTTATTTTGGGGTTAAATGATTACCAGACGTCTAAGGAGCTGCTGACAGAAAATGTGAGGATGAATGCTCGCAGCGCTCTTGAAAGTGGTGTAGATGTGGTCGATGTGTTTCTGAAGTCTGTTGAAGATGCGGTTGAAATGATGCAAAGTGACTTCAGTGTCCGGCATGTACTCAGCAGGCCTTCTGAATCAGAAAGAATTGAGCAGATTTTTGAGGCGTATGTTGAATCGCACGCTGATATTGAGAATGCTTTTTACGGTACTAGAGACAGCAGCTTCTATGTTTATCCTCTGCCGCCAGAAGGTTTGCCGCCGGGCTTTGATCCAACTGCTCGGTCTTGGTATGCTGAAGCGATTGCTTCCGGAGGACTCGTGTGGACGGATCCCTACGTGGATACAGGCAGCGGTAAGCTGGTAGTGACCGCTGCAGCGCCGGTCTATAGCCCGGGTGACAGCAGGGCTGTCGGTGTAGTGGGGATAGATGTAACCTTAGACAGTCTGTCTGCAATTCTCTCCAACCGTCGGGTAGGCCAGGAAGGATTTCTGGTTTTAGTGGATCAGCAGGGATTGATTTTGGCTCATCGTGAACCACAAAAGGTGGGGACCTTGGTGGAAGCTGATCTGGAAGCAGCCCAAAAAATGCTGAATGAGCCCTCGGGAGAATTTAACTATCGCGACCCGGATGAGAGATTCATGGCCTTTTCAACCATTGATCGGACCGGCTGGTCATTAGGAGCAGTTATTTCCTATAATGAAGCCAATGTCCACATCCAGGATCAACTGAGACGGACATTGATAATCGGGCTGGTGCTTCTGCTGTCCGGATTTGCTATCGGTTCTTTGTTTGCTAACCGAATTCTGATTAATCCCGTGCTGCGTTTGGCATCAGCAGCGGAAAACATAGGCCGCGGAGACTTTACTACCGAGGTTACGCTGGTGAGCAAAGATGAGCTTGGTGATCTTGCCAACACATTTAAAAAGCTGCAGCATGATTTAGGTGTGCTGATTGGCGAGGTAAAAGCTGCCAGCGGTACAACCGCTGATTTAAGTACGGTTGTGTCGCGATCCAGCCAGGAAATCAGCGCTTCAACCCAGCAAGTGGCGGCAACGACCAGCGAGTTTGCCGGATCTGTGCAAAAGTTGAGTGATCATGTCCAGAATATAGATCAGGACGGTGTTTCAGTGCGCTCCCTTGCTCAGGAAGGGCAGGAGTTGATTACTAAAGCGGTTGATCAGATGCAGACGATTGAAGACAGTTTCGACATTCTCCACCAAAGTGTTGGACAGCTCAGTGTTCAATCCACGGAAATTGGGAAGATTACCGATTTAATCCGCGATATTTCAGAGCAGACCAATCTGCTGGCTTTAAATGCTGCTATTGAAGCAGCAAGAGCAGGTGAGCAGGGAAGAGGCTTTGCTGTAGTAGCGGACGAAGTACGCAGTTTAGCAGAGCAGTCCGCTGTCGCTACTGGGCAAATCGCCGGACTGCTTCGTGAAGTGCACACTCAGATTTCTCGAGTAATCAATGGAGCTAATGACAGCATTATTGAGATTAAGACAGGATCAAGCAGTGTGAAAATAGCGGGAGAGGCTTTTGAAAAGATCGGTCGAGCGGTAGAGAATATCAGTATCCGGATAAAAGAGGTTGCTGCCTATGCATTAGAATTAAGCAGCGGTTCAGAGCAGATGGCAGCTGCTACCGAAGAACAAGCGGCCACACTGCAGGAGATTACTTCATCTGCCAATGATTTGGCGGAGCAGGCAGAAGTATTGAGGGAATTAACAGAGAAATTTAAGATATAGATCCAACCCCGCGGCAACTGCGGGGTTTTCTGATCCGACCAGAGATTTGTGCCAATTTACACAAAAAGAAGGAAACGATAGCGATTTTTACGAATACAGGGTTAAAGGTAAAAAACTCTCGGAATGGTGTGAAAGGAGTATCTTAATGAAGTGGTCGGATCTCACTATCGGGAAAAAAATAGGTTTGGGCTTTACTTTAGTGTTGGTACTTATGCTGGTTTTTGGTCTTTCTAATTTTTTCGGCCTCTTTTCTATCCGCGATCAGAATACTGTTGTGCTGGATACCAGCGATCTCATCTATGACTTTGCCCAGCGTGAAATAGACCATTTGTTTTGGGTATCGCGATTAAGAGATCTGATTGATGCCCGCAGTCCTGATTTTGATATTGAGTTA encodes:
- the tpx gene encoding thiol peroxidase translates to MGGNPVTVVGGVLNVGDPAPDFQLVDNDLGIKTLSDFGNKVKMISVVPSLDTGVCDQQTRRFNAEIANLPEAVVITVSNDLPFAQKRWCGNAGLEDAITLSAHRDEAFGRDYGVLITELRLLARAVFVLNQDNQVTYVEYLDEMRNHPDYEAALEALRSLIKQ
- a CDS encoding DUF1349 domain-containing protein, yielding MVNLFAGLQGKTLPEGFQWLNEPENWCFTDQGLVVQAETKTDFFRDPAGTSVKDDGHFLYRHQAGDFTFSTRVQVEMLDDFDAAVLMVMVDDEHWAKLCCEFSYKRPMIVSVVTKGLSDDCNSVTLPESGVYLRVTRFGSCFAFHYSHDGEWWEMARYFRLESDGPVRVGLVAQSPTGNGCQVVFENLQFSPTPIKDIRSGR
- a CDS encoding methyl-accepting chemotaxis protein, which gives rise to MRLSLRWKMLLLVFAVIVIPVFILGLNDYQTSKELLTENVRMNARSALESGVDVVDVFLKSVEDAVEMMQSDFSVRHVLSRPSESERIEQIFEAYVESHADIENAFYGTRDSSFYVYPLPPEGLPPGFDPTARSWYAEAIASGGLVWTDPYVDTGSGKLVVTAAAPVYSPGDSRAVGVVGIDVTLDSLSAILSNRRVGQEGFLVLVDQQGLILAHREPQKVGTLVEADLEAAQKMLNEPSGEFNYRDPDERFMAFSTIDRTGWSLGAVISYNEANVHIQDQLRRTLIIGLVLLLSGFAIGSLFANRILINPVLRLASAAENIGRGDFTTEVTLVSKDELGDLANTFKKLQHDLGVLIGEVKAASGTTADLSTVVSRSSQEISASTQQVAATTSEFAGSVQKLSDHVQNIDQDGVSVRSLAQEGQELITKAVDQMQTIEDSFDILHQSVGQLSVQSTEIGKITDLIRDISEQTNLLALNAAIEAARAGEQGRGFAVVADEVRSLAEQSAVATGQIAGLLREVHTQISRVINGANDSIIEIKTGSSSVKIAGEAFEKIGRAVENISIRIKEVAAYALELSSGSEQMAAATEEQAATLQEITSSANDLAEQAEVLRELTEKFKI